Proteins from a single region of Acidimicrobiales bacterium:
- a CDS encoding acyl-CoA dehydrogenase family protein — protein MTDVDRDLEHRLRVDRDTDADQVAKAVRAWIDDHLPVPWREAAERGGAAAIRQVRSRDEYQAWYPVFGRSGMVVPTWPAAYGGLDVSPAIARVIDRELSPYNLGRLNPLGLNLAAPALFDHGSEAQRRRFLPPIVRNEETWCQLFSEPGAGSDLASLAARAERDGDEWVITGQKVWTTWAHRSDWAVLLARSDPAAPKRRGITYFLLDLHQAGVTVRPLRHLGGEAEFNEVFLDGARAPDSQRVGEIGEGWRVAGSTLSGERQMVSGSGSGGVDRIGGLGVDHLIEVGAKIGRAADPVVRQELARLYSEERIRGWTNQRVRASLRAGRAPGPESSIGKIHQGALNKRVQLLASDLLGPGGQAFAAVSTDYAASLPREVRGMLRSLANTIEGGTTEVNKNIVGERVLGLPREPDPWQHAPWRDTPRN, from the coding sequence GTGACCGACGTCGACCGAGATCTCGAGCACCGCCTCCGCGTCGATCGTGACACCGATGCCGACCAGGTCGCCAAGGCGGTGCGGGCGTGGATCGACGACCACCTGCCCGTCCCGTGGCGGGAGGCGGCCGAGCGGGGAGGGGCAGCGGCCATCCGTCAGGTGCGCTCTCGCGACGAGTACCAGGCCTGGTATCCGGTGTTCGGTCGCTCGGGCATGGTCGTCCCGACGTGGCCGGCAGCGTACGGCGGCCTCGACGTCAGCCCGGCGATCGCGAGGGTGATCGACCGCGAGCTGTCGCCGTACAACCTGGGCCGCCTCAACCCACTGGGCCTCAACCTGGCCGCCCCCGCCCTCTTCGATCACGGCAGCGAGGCACAACGGCGGCGGTTCCTACCGCCGATCGTGCGCAACGAGGAGACTTGGTGTCAGCTCTTCAGCGAGCCCGGGGCGGGATCCGACCTGGCGTCACTCGCCGCCAGGGCCGAGCGCGACGGCGACGAGTGGGTGATCACGGGCCAGAAGGTGTGGACCACCTGGGCGCACCGCTCTGACTGGGCCGTGCTGCTGGCCCGCTCCGATCCGGCCGCTCCGAAGCGCAGGGGCATCACCTACTTCCTGCTCGATCTGCACCAGGCGGGCGTGACGGTGCGGCCGCTGCGCCACCTCGGTGGCGAGGCCGAGTTCAACGAGGTCTTCCTCGACGGAGCACGAGCGCCCGACAGCCAGCGGGTCGGTGAGATCGGCGAGGGCTGGCGGGTCGCGGGGTCGACGCTCTCCGGCGAGAGGCAGATGGTCTCGGGATCGGGCTCGGGTGGTGTCGACCGCATCGGCGGCCTCGGCGTAGACCATCTGATCGAGGTGGGAGCCAAGATCGGCCGGGCTGCGGATCCGGTCGTCCGCCAGGAGCTCGCTCGCCTCTACTCCGAGGAGCGCATTCGGGGCTGGACCAACCAACGGGTGCGGGCCAGCCTCAGAGCAGGCCGGGCGCCGGGGCCGGAGAGCTCGATCGGCAAGATCCACCAGGGTGCCCTCAACAAGCGGGTCCAGCTCCTCGCCAGCGACCTGCTGGGCCCGGGCGGGCAGGCCTTCGCCGCTGTATCGACCGACTACGCCGCCTCGCTCCCGCGCGAGGTGCGGGGAATGCTCCGCAGCCTGGCCAACACTATCGAGGGCGGCACGACCGAGGTCAACAAGAACATCGTGGGCGAGCGGGTGCTCGGCCTCCCGAGGGAGCCCGACCCCTG
- a CDS encoding enoyl-CoA hydratase-related protein — MSGKAYRGVAGLRVGLTEDGILRLLLDRPEKRNALNDEMVAALIEAIDMAGRDEAVRAMLIGGTGDHFCAGFDIMGRNAEAGDGRPRAGSIQRRLPSQAHRLIPLLATVQTPVVCAVRGWVAGIGLHLAVAADFTVAADDAQLWEPFAERGFTPDSGGTWLLPRRVGEVRARELLLLGRRLDGAEALAWGMVARVVPAAEVEGEGDKLAAQLASGPTVSLGLTKWLLHAAASAPLESHLRDEAFGLELSSRSEDFREGLAALKERREPRFKGR; from the coding sequence ATGAGCGGGAAGGCCTACCGGGGGGTCGCCGGCCTGCGCGTCGGGCTCACCGAGGACGGCATCCTTCGCCTCCTGCTCGACCGCCCCGAGAAGCGGAACGCCTTGAACGACGAGATGGTCGCCGCCCTCATCGAGGCTATCGACATGGCAGGCCGCGATGAAGCAGTGAGGGCCATGCTCATCGGCGGCACCGGCGACCACTTCTGCGCCGGCTTCGACATCATGGGCCGCAATGCCGAGGCAGGAGACGGTCGACCTCGCGCGGGCAGCATCCAGCGCCGGCTGCCGTCCCAGGCGCACCGCCTCATACCCCTCTTGGCCACCGTCCAGACGCCGGTCGTGTGCGCGGTGCGGGGGTGGGTGGCGGGCATCGGCCTGCATCTCGCTGTGGCCGCCGACTTCACGGTGGCCGCCGACGACGCGCAGCTCTGGGAGCCGTTCGCCGAGCGCGGATTCACCCCCGACAGCGGGGGGACGTGGTTGCTCCCGCGCCGGGTGGGCGAGGTGCGGGCTCGGGAGCTGCTGCTGCTCGGTCGCCGGCTCGACGGAGCCGAAGCCCTCGCTTGGGGAATGGTCGCCCGGGTCGTCCCCGCGGCCGAGGTCGAGGGCGAGGGCGACAAGCTCGCGGCGCAGCTGGCGAGCGGCCCCACCGTCTCCTTGGGGCTCACCAAGTGGCTGCTACATGCCGCGGCCAGCGCGCCTCTCGAGAGCCATCTGCGGGACGAGGCCTTCGGCCTCGAGCTGTCGTCGCGGAGCGAGGACTTCCGTGAGGGTCTCGCCGCACTCAAGGAGCGGCGCGAACCACGGTTCAAAGGGCGCTGA